One window of Brevibacterium pigmentatum genomic DNA carries:
- the hchA gene encoding glyoxalase III HchA, with amino-acid sequence MTDSDKSQERSPVPDQAEANAFFPSAYSLSQYTSSRTDFDGPVTEETYTGGKWKILTIATDERYMLMRNGTFFSTGNHPVETLLPLHHMAEAGYEVDVATVSGGPGKFEWWAYPGQDEAIASAWSGTETKFKAPLRLSDVIANGLDDYAAIFIPGGHGAMNVIPFDRDVQAALDFFLDNDRLIITLCHGPAALLAAGLDRSENRFAGYRVTAFPDALDFGANLDIGYLPGKMPWALGETLTKDGIEIINDEMTGATTRDRNLLTGDSPLAANQLGKESVVALLESFGS; translated from the coding sequence ATGACTGACAGCGACAAATCTCAGGAGCGGAGCCCGGTGCCCGATCAGGCGGAGGCCAACGCCTTCTTCCCGAGCGCCTACTCGCTCTCCCAGTACACGTCGAGCAGGACCGACTTCGACGGCCCCGTCACCGAGGAGACATACACGGGCGGGAAGTGGAAGATCCTCACGATCGCCACCGACGAGCGGTACATGCTCATGAGGAACGGCACGTTCTTCTCCACTGGCAACCATCCCGTTGAGACGCTGCTGCCACTCCACCACATGGCCGAGGCCGGCTATGAGGTCGATGTGGCCACCGTCAGCGGCGGGCCCGGTAAATTCGAGTGGTGGGCCTACCCCGGGCAGGACGAGGCCATCGCCTCCGCGTGGTCGGGCACCGAGACGAAATTCAAGGCTCCGCTGAGGCTCTCCGACGTCATCGCGAACGGCCTCGACGACTACGCTGCGATTTTCATCCCGGGCGGTCACGGTGCCATGAACGTCATCCCCTTCGACCGGGATGTGCAGGCCGCCTTGGACTTCTTCCTGGACAACGACAGGCTGATCATCACCCTCTGTCATGGTCCGGCGGCGTTGCTGGCCGCAGGCCTCGATCGCTCTGAGAACCGCTTCGCCGGCTACCGTGTCACTGCGTTCCCGGACGCTCTCGACTTCGGGGCGAACCTCGACATCGGCTATCTGCCCGGTAAGATGCCTTGGGCGCTCGGCGAGACGCTGACGAAGGACGGTATCGAGATCATCAACGATGAGATGACCGGTGCCACCACACGCGACCGCAACCTCCTGACCGGGGACAGTCCGCTCGCAGCGAATCAGCTCGGAAAAGAGTCTGTGGTCGCGCTTCTGGAGAGCTTCGGCAGCTGA
- a CDS encoding hemolysin family protein, giving the protein MTWLLSLLIGLLVVLLITVATGYFVAQEFAYMAVDRSRLAARSASGDRAAARALSITRRTSFMLSGAQLGITVTGLLVGYVAEPLIGTSVGEALGGTPIPAGTGVLIGTVLALLVSTLIQMLFGELFPKNLAIARPEALATWLARSTSIYLAVFGWLITIFDKASNALLRVLGIEPVHDVDHSATRRDLKHIVAESREGGEIVDDDSLILDRILDFPQQSVAHATVPRSRVDAIDIDTPLDEVRELMSRGHSRYPVLDADDQVIGTIDLLDVLAEAGSGTTENVAEAAPSTTDTVTGTGIRSLLRDPVFVPESLPLPAAVATLFGRREQMACVLDEYGGFAGILTMEDLGEELVGDIADEHDHIVEELIETGDGTWTAPGVIPLDEVARVLQRELPTTSAQTLSGLVIEHLRGFPEVGDRVSIELPIDPADLSGNDTPETERLVIDFIEVATHVPARLRIGIEVAR; this is encoded by the coding sequence TTGACCTGGCTGCTCTCGTTGCTCATAGGCCTCCTCGTCGTCCTCCTCATCACGGTGGCCACCGGCTACTTCGTGGCGCAGGAATTCGCGTACATGGCCGTCGACCGCTCTCGTCTGGCCGCACGTTCGGCCTCCGGTGACCGCGCCGCGGCCCGGGCCCTATCCATCACCCGCCGCACCTCCTTCATGCTCTCCGGCGCACAACTGGGCATCACCGTCACCGGTCTGCTCGTCGGCTACGTCGCCGAACCGCTCATCGGCACATCCGTCGGCGAGGCACTCGGCGGCACCCCGATCCCTGCGGGCACAGGTGTGCTCATCGGCACCGTCCTCGCCCTCCTCGTCTCAACGCTCATCCAGATGCTCTTCGGTGAGCTGTTCCCGAAGAACCTGGCTATCGCCCGCCCCGAGGCGCTCGCCACATGGCTCGCCCGGTCGACCTCGATCTACCTCGCCGTCTTCGGCTGGCTCATCACGATCTTCGACAAAGCCTCGAACGCCCTGCTGCGCGTCCTCGGCATCGAACCGGTCCACGACGTCGACCACTCCGCCACCCGGCGCGACCTCAAACACATCGTCGCCGAATCCCGGGAGGGCGGCGAGATCGTCGACGACGATTCGCTCATCCTCGACCGCATCCTCGACTTCCCGCAGCAGAGCGTCGCCCACGCCACGGTGCCACGCTCACGCGTCGACGCCATCGACATCGACACGCCCCTGGACGAGGTGCGCGAACTGATGAGCCGAGGACACTCCCGCTACCCCGTGCTCGACGCCGATGATCAGGTGATCGGCACGATCGACCTCCTCGATGTCCTCGCCGAGGCGGGGTCGGGCACCACCGAAAACGTCGCCGAGGCGGCACCGAGCACCACCGACACCGTCACCGGGACCGGGATCCGTTCCCTCTTGCGTGACCCGGTCTTCGTCCCGGAATCCCTGCCGCTGCCGGCCGCGGTGGCCACGCTCTTCGGACGGCGGGAGCAGATGGCCTGCGTCCTCGACGAATACGGCGGCTTCGCCGGAATCCTGACGATGGAGGACCTCGGTGAGGAACTCGTCGGTGACATCGCCGACGAACACGACCACATCGTCGAAGAACTCATCGAGACCGGCGACGGCACCTGGACAGCACCGGGGGTCATCCCCCTCGACGAGGTGGCCCGCGTCCTCCAACGCGAACTGCCGACCACCTCGGCGCAGACCTTGTCTGGCCTCGTCATCGAACACCTCCGCGGATTCCCCGAGGTGGGTGACCGGGTCTCGATCGAACTGCCGATCGACCCCGCCGACCTCAGCGGAAACGACACCCCGGAGACCGAGCGACTCGTCATCGACTTCATCGAAGTGGCCACGCATGTGCCTGCGCGGCTGCGGATCGGAATCGAGGTGGCGCGATGA